From Lucilia cuprina isolate Lc7/37 chromosome 4, ASM2204524v1, whole genome shotgun sequence:
accaagcatgtttttttgcacagggacaaagcctattgaaaatggttaaaatcggtccattatttcacctagcccccatacaaccgtacctcccgaatcgggcccgactatactttactacttgtttttattttagttttgcaccACTTTTCGTAAAAATAATATCACTTTCCAGGTATTTATTTATGTCGCAAAGTGTTATCGAAAATGCTCTATATAAAGTAAAacctttattgaaaattttatattatttataagtgaaaatttaaagaaaaattaaatataatataaaaagtaaaaattgatttaaaatgttctacaagaagttaaaattttctatgaaaataaaattgaataattaaaaaaattacttcatTACCTTTGTCAAATAGAGtttggaattttattatttaaaattcaatgcaTAAAGCTCATACAagcatacatacgtacatatgttttTATGTAATGAAAATGTATTGAGCAATTGTTTTATAACACAAAAGTAGATACATGTTATAAAATTGAACTATaactatatgtatattttcaataataattgcAGTAaataaaacaccaaaaaaatttgtatattaaaaataaaatatttattaggtaataaaaaaaaatgtctaaaactaCTAACTACAAGAACAATTCTTTGAATTCTTAGACTAATAAtgtttattccaaaaaaacaatgttctttcaaagaacaataataatattaatataatgaaaaatttttaaaaccctATTTTCTTGACAACAGTTTTTAGgtttaataacaaaactaaattatatcaaaagtttaaatatgtatatgtatatattaaattctatatagTAATATCGacaattttgttatatatttgcttttttttttggtattagaaatttgataaaattttttaaataaaatgttgttgtttaaacaCATATGGGACAAATggatatatgtgtgtgtttgtataggatattttatttaatatttataacagtTGTTGATGTCCCTAATATAATAAGGATTTATCTTCATACATGGCATCCCagagttttaatttttcagcttCTGGCAAATCAATCACTTCCAATTCATccgaaatatttaaacatttgaatgttgttgttgtgtcaTCACAACATGTAATCGGTGGCCaatattgatgttgttgttgctgctgctgatgattaTGAACTTGTTGTTGTTCATCCTGTTGCTCCAACAACAAATTTGTATTGCCATCATTATTGGCACAATCACTAActttttcatcatcatcatcatcatgcaCATCATCATCTCCATTAATATGAACATCATGACCATTCACGGGAGAAACATCATCACCATTAGAATTTCCATCattttgcatttgtttgacaGTATCATCCTTTTCAGTGTGAGTCTGAggctgatgatgatgttgttgttggtattgcTTTTGTTTGTGATGGCCATTACTGATACAGCCATTTAATGAAGGCCAGCAGACCGCATCCGTTAGCGGTATATTGGGATCGCCACATTCAGCAAATTTCACTAATATTGCGACCATTCGACGTATTGTTGTATATTCAGCGGTGcgatatttcagtttttttgcaCCCGCATTGTAGAAAAGATACGATAGATCATCAGCATGACAGGTACCACGTACTTTGCGACCACACGTGATGATGCgcattaaattgaaatgtttcgAATCAAAATCAAAACGATACAAATAGGTGGGCGCCGTAGCATATTGACGTCGTGCTAGCAGTGTACGATGTATGCCATgccaaaaacatttatatgaaataagctaaaagcaaaatacacaaatataaaaaaattaaatctaccAGCTTCTTTGTtggaaaaacatattttattattaaatacgtATGTTAAAATACTTACATCACTGTATTGCAGTAAGGCTTCACATGATGTTTGCTGATCACCAAAATACATTTGCTTTAACATGCGTCCATATTCCAAACGTTTTTCTGGTGTTAAATTCGCGTCCTGTGGTGGCAAACTCTCACCCTCACCTATTTCATTTAATAGATATGGATATTTTCTAATTTCGGAAAATGCTAAAAGTCCCTCAAATGAATTGCCACCTATTAGTAAAGGTATATTATTGCCCCAATTATTTCTTAACATTTCCAACGGTTCTCTATCGATAACACAATGTTCCGTTTTGTACGGTTCCACGCATGGTCCAAAACTAAAATTCAACCTGCTATGTTGTCGCTCTTCGGTGGTTAATAAATCATCACAGGCTTTTAACATAATACCGGGTTTTAATTGCTTTAGATATGCCAATACATCTGCATCTTTATTTTCTCCCTTATAGCCGGTAACTTTGGCCAAACGATATGCCCAATCTAAGTGAGG
This genomic window contains:
- the LOC111675494 gene encoding esterase B1, yielding MVQIGYCYVKFKTKQKRLRTDEKVIVDTTYGKIKGVKWRSLYGPTTYYSFEGIPFAKPPVGELRFKAPVEPEPWTGIKRCTRVRAKPCQYNIIIKQVQGREDCLYLNVYTKRLKPTRPMPVLVWVYGGGFQMGEASRDLYSPDYIMMENVVLVTIAYRLGPLGFLSLGDEGCDIPGNAGLKDQVLALKWIKKNCHFFGGDSENITVFGESAGAASTHYLTLTEQTKNLFHKAVAMSGCAMVPWAKIPHLDWAYRLAKVTGYKGENKDADVLAYLKQLKPGIMLKACDDLLTTEERQHSRLNFSFGPCVEPYKTEHCVIDREPLEMLRNNWGNNIPLLIGGNSFEGLLAFSEIRKYPYLLNEIGEGESLPPQDANLTPEKRLEYGRMLKQMYFGDQQTSCEALLQYSDLISYKCFWHGIHRTLLARRQYATAPTYLYRFDFDSKHFNLMRIITCGRKVRGTCHADDLSYLFYNAGAKKLKYRTAEYTTIRRMVAILVKFAECGDPNIPLTDAVCWPSLNGCISNGHHKQKQYQQQHHHQPQTHTEKDDTVKQMQNDGNSNGDDVSPVNGHDVHINGDDDVHDDDDDEKVSDCANNDGNTNLLLEQQDEQQQVHNHQQQQQQHQYWPPITCCDDTTTTFKCLNISDELEVIDLPEAEKLKLWDAMYEDKSLLY